A single region of the Triticum dicoccoides isolate Atlit2015 ecotype Zavitan chromosome 2B, WEW_v2.0, whole genome shotgun sequence genome encodes:
- the LOC119266118 gene encoding uncharacterized protein LOC119266118, translating to MSRSSSPISTGASVAGVVQPSPRETETETEAPHLSPQFARMLLLELKLQEERLNHGRRTEYGKRSSSVPGCCWRRPCTGGGGTQARSAAAGGGEESAAAQARPAAGGHAEVGESAGVRYKVDRQD from the exons ATGTCCCGCTCGTCCTCCCCCATCTCCACCGGAGCATCCGTCGCCGGCGTCGTCCAGCCTTCTCCGCgtgaaactgaaactgaaactgaagCCCCTCATCTCTCGCCGCAGTTTGCAAG GATGTTGTTGTTGGAGCTCAAGCTGCAGGAGGAGCGGCTCAACCACGGGAGGAGAACAGAGTACGGCAAGAGGAGCTCAAGCGTGCCCGGCTGCTGCTGGAGGAGACCATGTACTGGAGGAGGAGGAACTCAAGCGCGCTCAGCTGCTGCAGGCGGAGGAGAAGAGAGTGCTGCAGCTCAAGCACGCCCAGCTGCAGGAGGCCACGCTGAAGTCGGTGAAAGCGCTGGAGTCCGTTACAAGGTCGATAGACAAGATTAA